The following proteins come from a genomic window of Paenibacillus spongiae:
- a CDS encoding peptidylprolyl isomerase encodes MRLKKWSLILVAAAALVVLAGCGTKPATDSAGGSTPSNTTAGSGAADGQKSWSKMPEMAIDKTKSYLAHFKTSKGDFTAELYAKDAPLTVNSFVFLAKEKFYEGIKFHRVIETFMVQTGDPKGNGTGGPGYTVPDELNNGHIYEEGTLAMANAGPDTNGSQFFVVTGPDFQHLNAKPDYTVFGKVTEGMDVVWQIAKVPVNASDMPKEDITINSITIEEK; translated from the coding sequence ATGCGTCTCAAGAAATGGTCCCTAATCCTAGTGGCTGCTGCGGCATTGGTCGTACTAGCTGGCTGCGGAACCAAACCGGCAACGGATTCAGCCGGTGGCAGCACGCCTTCGAATACGACCGCCGGGAGCGGAGCGGCGGACGGGCAGAAATCCTGGTCCAAGATGCCGGAGATGGCGATCGATAAGACCAAGTCCTATCTGGCTCACTTCAAAACAAGCAAAGGTGACTTTACGGCCGAGCTATATGCCAAGGATGCGCCGCTTACGGTCAACAGCTTCGTCTTCCTGGCTAAAGAAAAGTTCTATGAGGGCATAAAGTTCCACCGCGTGATTGAAACGTTCATGGTTCAAACCGGCGACCCGAAGGGCAACGGAACCGGCGGACCGGGGTACACCGTACCGGATGAGCTGAACAATGGTCATATCTATGAAGAGGGAACCCTCGCAATGGCCAACGCCGGTCCCGATACGAACGGCAGCCAATTCTTCGTTGTCACCGGTCCAGATTTTCAGCATTTGAATGCTAAGCCGGATTACACGGTCTTCGGTAAAGTGACCGAAGGGATGGATGTAGTCTGGCAGATTGCGAAAGTGCCGGTGAATGCATCTGACATGCCCAAAGAAGACATTACGATTAATTCGATCACAATTGAAGAAAAATAA
- the miaA gene encoding tRNA (adenosine(37)-N6)-dimethylallyltransferase MiaA, whose product MSNETAPHTKPKLLVLIGPTAVGKTRTSLDIAKAWNAEIISGDSMQVYRGMDIGTAKIKPEEREGIPHHLIDILEPVEPFSVADFQERCTALIADITKRGKLPFIVGGTGLYVESVAYGYGFADVGSDEAYREEMQQFADRYGAGALHDKLRAIDPDSACRLHMNDQRRIIRALEIYHLTGVTLSEQLEGQKKTSPYELCIVGLMTDRKLLYERINRRVDAMIEAGLVAEVQGLLDRGVSPGAIAMQGLGYKEIIAYLQGLYTLEAAVELLKRDTRRYAKRQLSWFRHMKDIAWIDVSENLDENLKVIHAIIAGKFGVDLEYTSNQSFFDGGNGQ is encoded by the coding sequence ATGAGCAACGAAACTGCGCCGCACACCAAGCCGAAGCTGCTCGTGCTTATCGGACCTACGGCCGTCGGCAAAACAAGGACTAGTCTGGATATCGCCAAAGCGTGGAATGCCGAGATTATTTCTGGTGATTCGATGCAAGTATACCGGGGTATGGATATCGGGACGGCCAAGATCAAGCCGGAAGAACGCGAAGGTATACCGCATCATCTTATTGATATATTGGAACCCGTGGAACCCTTCTCCGTCGCGGACTTTCAAGAGCGCTGTACGGCGCTGATCGCCGACATCACCAAGAGAGGTAAATTGCCGTTCATTGTAGGCGGAACGGGTCTGTATGTCGAATCGGTAGCGTACGGCTACGGGTTCGCTGACGTCGGCTCCGATGAAGCCTACCGGGAGGAAATGCAGCAGTTCGCTGACCGGTACGGCGCAGGGGCGCTGCACGACAAACTGAGAGCGATCGATCCCGACTCCGCCTGCCGGCTGCATATGAACGACCAGCGCCGGATTATCCGCGCATTAGAAATTTATCATTTGACCGGCGTAACGTTATCGGAGCAGCTGGAGGGACAGAAAAAAACATCGCCTTACGAACTTTGTATCGTTGGCCTGATGACGGACCGCAAGCTTCTGTATGAGCGGATCAACAGGCGCGTCGACGCCATGATCGAAGCCGGACTCGTCGCTGAAGTCCAGGGTCTGCTTGACCGGGGGGTTTCACCTGGTGCCATAGCCATGCAAGGTCTGGGGTACAAGGAGATTATTGCGTATCTGCAGGGGCTCTATACGCTGGAAGCCGCGGTAGAGCTGCTTAAACGAGATACACGGCGCTATGCCAAACGTCAGCTTTCATGGTTCCGCCACATGAAGGATATCGCATGGATTGACGTATCCGAAAATTTAGATGAGAATTTAAAGGTAATTCATGCTATAATAGCAGGAAAGTTTGGAGTCGATCTTGAATATACTTCTAACCAATCTTTTTTCGATGGGGGTAACGGCCAATGA
- a CDS encoding transglycosylase domain-containing protein, whose protein sequence is MADGPRTTKKKPAGKGKKKKWNGKKMLVWLFFTAAFAVVCGIIGYLLIILNGERILTENQDKFVMEQASTIYDAEGKEVTKLARINRELVEFNEIPVLMRDAFIATEDRRFEEHAGIDLWSIGRALVKDIVARSAVEGGSTITQQLAKNLFLSHDKTFFRKATEASIAVALENKFTKDEILTMYLNRIYFGKGAYGVKAAAEYYFAKPLDKLELWEIATLAGTPKSPNKYNPISNPEKSRERMNVVLVLMRDQGYITQEQVDQAKAAAEKYEPPVRKQPTGDEQKYLAFIDFVVEEAEERTGLTEEQLRLGGYDIHTTLNRQAQTVMEKEFDNADNFEKSVDEQKVQGAMVIVDHRNGNIQGLVGGRDYVIKGLNRVNVPRQPGSSFKPIAAYGPALDTGDWFPWSNVLDEKRCYGDYCPSDSNRNKYIGSISMSRSIKESRNASTVWLLNEIGIKKGLDFAERLGFDLDEKNDRNLSIALGGLTHGVTPLQMAKAYSAFANNGVEVDPHSLLKIVGKNEEVIYEYKTPEPKKLMEPKTAGYMTEMLQEVLQKGGTGTGARIDRPVAGKTGTTQHGIPNYKSSYNRDAWFAGYTPEWTGVVWMGYDKTDKQHLLKKSSSQSAKLFAKVMEPAMKGMPVKGFNTQTDTEERQKVNKVTGLNAAYNPETKMVNLSWNPVEGESITYRVYRKEASESEATRLMDALEATGTDDMSVQPGMTYQYYITAFDFSKDVESAPSDRLSVEIPAEELNPDTPEVPEVPEVPGDGTNPPDIEVPPVDGGEPGTPGNGSGNVNGGGNTNNGGIVPPEGGNGGTGGGGNNGNGQTTGPIDNGNGTNSVDPPGSNSGTGGNMEVQSVPNAENLPKSAENDAIPAEGGMVN, encoded by the coding sequence ATGGCTGATGGACCGCGTACCACCAAGAAGAAACCCGCAGGAAAAGGCAAGAAGAAAAAATGGAATGGGAAGAAAATGCTGGTCTGGCTGTTCTTTACCGCAGCCTTTGCCGTCGTGTGCGGCATCATCGGATATTTGCTCATTATTTTGAACGGAGAACGGATTTTAACGGAAAACCAAGATAAATTCGTCATGGAACAGGCGTCGACGATCTATGATGCGGAAGGCAAGGAAGTGACCAAGCTTGCCCGCATCAATCGTGAGCTTGTAGAGTTTAACGAGATTCCGGTGCTGATGAGGGACGCCTTCATCGCGACGGAGGACCGCCGCTTCGAAGAGCATGCCGGAATCGACCTGTGGTCGATCGGGCGGGCGCTTGTCAAGGATATTGTCGCCCGCAGCGCCGTAGAAGGCGGGAGTACGATCACGCAGCAGCTGGCCAAAAATTTATTCTTGTCGCATGATAAGACGTTCTTCCGCAAAGCGACGGAAGCGTCAATCGCGGTCGCGCTGGAGAATAAGTTTACGAAGGACGAGATTCTCACGATGTACTTGAACCGGATTTATTTCGGTAAAGGCGCCTACGGCGTTAAAGCCGCGGCGGAATATTATTTTGCCAAGCCGCTAGACAAGCTGGAGCTGTGGGAAATCGCGACGCTGGCTGGAACGCCGAAGTCTCCGAATAAATATAATCCGATCAGCAATCCGGAAAAATCGAGGGAGCGGATGAACGTCGTCCTGGTCTTGATGAGGGATCAAGGCTATATTACCCAGGAGCAGGTCGATCAGGCGAAAGCCGCAGCGGAGAAGTATGAACCGCCGGTTCGCAAGCAGCCGACAGGGGATGAACAGAAGTATTTGGCGTTCATCGATTTCGTCGTAGAAGAGGCGGAAGAGCGGACAGGTCTGACTGAAGAACAGCTTCGGCTTGGAGGCTACGACATCCACACGACGCTGAACAGGCAAGCTCAGACCGTCATGGAGAAGGAATTCGACAACGCCGATAATTTCGAGAAAAGCGTCGACGAACAGAAGGTGCAGGGCGCGATGGTTATCGTGGATCACCGGAACGGGAATATTCAAGGCCTGGTCGGCGGTCGGGATTACGTAATCAAAGGGCTTAACCGCGTCAATGTGCCGCGTCAGCCGGGTTCAAGCTTCAAGCCGATCGCAGCTTACGGTCCCGCGCTCGATACGGGCGACTGGTTCCCTTGGTCGAACGTGCTGGATGAGAAGCGCTGTTACGGCGACTATTGCCCGAGCGATTCGAACCGTAACAAGTATATCGGTTCGATCAGCATGAGCCGGTCGATCAAGGAATCGCGCAATGCTTCCACCGTCTGGTTGCTGAACGAAATCGGCATTAAGAAAGGGCTGGATTTTGCCGAAAGGCTCGGATTCGATCTGGATGAGAAGAATGACCGCAACCTTTCGATCGCGCTGGGCGGCTTGACGCACGGCGTTACGCCGCTGCAGATGGCGAAAGCGTACAGTGCTTTTGCCAACAATGGCGTCGAGGTTGATCCGCATTCCCTGCTCAAGATCGTCGGGAAGAATGAGGAAGTCATATATGAGTACAAGACGCCTGAACCGAAGAAGCTCATGGAGCCGAAAACAGCCGGTTATATGACCGAGATGCTGCAAGAAGTGCTTCAGAAGGGCGGGACTGGTACAGGAGCACGGATCGACCGCCCTGTCGCAGGCAAGACGGGCACGACTCAGCACGGCATTCCAAACTATAAGTCCAGTTATAACCGGGACGCTTGGTTTGCAGGCTATACGCCGGAATGGACGGGCGTCGTCTGGATGGGCTATGATAAGACTGACAAGCAGCACTTGCTGAAGAAGAGCAGCTCCCAGTCCGCCAAGCTATTCGCGAAAGTGATGGAGCCTGCTATGAAAGGAATGCCGGTGAAGGGTTTTAATACGCAGACGGATACCGAAGAACGGCAAAAGGTCAATAAAGTTACCGGTCTCAATGCTGCATACAATCCGGAGACGAAGATGGTGAATCTGTCCTGGAACCCCGTAGAAGGGGAGTCCATCACCTACAGAGTTTACCGGAAAGAAGCGTCCGAGTCGGAAGCAACCAGGCTGATGGATGCGCTGGAGGCAACGGGCACGGATGATATGAGCGTCCAGCCGGGCATGACCTATCAGTATTACATTACTGCCTTTGACTTCAGCAAGGATGTGGAGAGCGCTCCGTCCGACCGGTTATCGGTTGAAATTCCTGCCGAGGAACTGAATCCGGATACACCGGAAGTACCAGAAGTACCAGAAGTACCAGGTGACGGAACGAATCCGCCTGATATTGAGGTACCGCCGGTCGATGGCGGCGAGCCAGGCACACCTGGCAACGGCAGCGGCAACGTTAACGGCGGAGGCAATACGAATAATGGCGGTATCGTTCCTCCTGAGGGCGGCAATGGCGGAACCGGTGGCGGAGGCAATAACGGGAATGGCCAGACCACTGGGCCAATCGATAACGGGAACGGAACGAACTCCGTAGATCCTCCGGGGAGTAATTCGGGAACCGGAGGCAACATGGAAGTTCAGAGTGTCCCGAATGCAGAGAATTTGCCTAAGTCTGCGGAGAACGATGCAATACCCGCTGAGGGCGGAATGGTTAATTAA
- a CDS encoding class I SAM-dependent methyltransferase, translated as MIVTTAQKPTDSLAIHAKQLSEELGGRLVERRQESLIGLKKRYKDNCLLVVDGQGLRYYNDSEDPLYFHPSMAYVRVKRLRRGERDPLIDLTGCAPGDRIVDCTAGLGSDSIVFSYAAGETGHVIALESERILCAVVREGLKTYVTDHEDVNEALRRIEMKCAHHRQWLQQQPDNSVDIVYFDPMFRQPMHDSASLQPLRSLANKEALDAESVSHAVRIARKSVVLKEHRDSGEFERLGFERRHVNKIAYGVITLT; from the coding sequence ATGATCGTTACGACAGCTCAGAAGCCCACTGATTCTCTCGCAATACATGCAAAGCAGCTTTCCGAGGAATTGGGCGGACGGCTTGTGGAGCGGAGACAGGAATCTCTAATCGGACTAAAGAAGCGTTATAAGGATAATTGTCTGTTGGTTGTCGATGGACAAGGACTGCGCTATTATAACGATTCGGAAGATCCGCTCTATTTTCACCCGAGCATGGCCTATGTTCGCGTCAAGAGGCTTCGCAGAGGCGAGCGCGACCCGCTAATCGACTTGACGGGCTGCGCGCCGGGAGACCGGATCGTCGACTGTACGGCCGGCCTCGGATCCGATTCGATCGTATTCTCTTATGCGGCAGGCGAGACAGGCCATGTCATTGCTCTTGAGAGCGAGCGCATCCTCTGCGCGGTAGTGAGAGAAGGATTGAAAACCTATGTGACCGATCACGAAGACGTGAACGAAGCGCTGCGGCGGATCGAAATGAAATGCGCGCATCACCGTCAGTGGCTGCAGCAGCAGCCGGATAATAGCGTCGACATCGTCTATTTCGACCCGATGTTCCGCCAGCCGATGCACGACTCGGCCTCCTTGCAGCCGCTGCGGAGCCTGGCCAACAAGGAGGCGCTCGATGCAGAGTCGGTATCGCATGCCGTCCGCATCGCGCGCAAATCCGTCGTGCTTAAGGAGCACCGGGACAGCGGCGAATTCGAACGCCTGGGCTTCGAGCGCAGGCATGTCAACAAAATAGCCTATGGAGTGATTACGTTAACATGA
- the hfq gene encoding RNA chaperone Hfq → MNKSINIQDTFLNQLRKDSVPVTVYLTNGFQIRGVIKAFDNFTIVIDSEGRQQMVYKHAISTFTPQRNVSLMQQEPNNQS, encoded by the coding sequence ATGAACAAATCGATCAACATTCAGGATACGTTTCTGAACCAATTACGCAAAGACAGCGTCCCGGTTACCGTTTACTTAACGAACGGTTTTCAGATCCGCGGCGTCATTAAAGCATTCGACAATTTTACGATCGTGATCGACAGTGAAGGACGTCAGCAAATGGTGTACAAGCATGCCATTTCGACCTTTACCCCTCAGCGTAACGTCTCGCTTATGCAGCAGGAACCGAACAACCAATCGTAA
- a CDS encoding YdcF family protein yields MKPVVKPRSKPRKRKRFRAAARLLRICAWLAALGVFWCGYLLWTINSYSPPNPLPKADAAIVLGAALWDNEPSPGLQERLDHALKLYKQGTVSNLILTGGLDHNGSTLTEAEGMRDYLLAKGVPADRMVLENDARSTYENLLFSKPIAQRNGWESLIIVTHDYHAPRSADIAEFIGYKDTVTSGFKSKVLSSAYNESREVLAFTKWKLDAFLMLIGIRSPNSF; encoded by the coding sequence ATGAAACCAGTTGTCAAACCAAGAAGCAAGCCGCGCAAGCGCAAACGATTCCGGGCGGCTGCGCGACTGCTTCGCATCTGTGCATGGCTTGCCGCCCTCGGTGTTTTCTGGTGCGGGTACCTGCTGTGGACGATCAATAGCTATTCTCCGCCGAATCCGCTGCCCAAGGCAGACGCCGCTATCGTGCTTGGAGCCGCCCTCTGGGATAACGAGCCGAGCCCCGGGCTGCAGGAGCGGCTGGATCATGCTTTGAAGCTGTACAAGCAGGGGACAGTCTCCAATCTTATCCTGACGGGCGGACTTGACCATAACGGGTCGACGCTTACGGAGGCGGAAGGCATGCGCGATTACTTGCTTGCGAAGGGCGTTCCGGCCGACAGGATGGTGCTGGAGAACGATGCAAGGAGCACCTACGAGAATTTACTATTCAGCAAGCCGATCGCGCAGCGCAACGGGTGGGAGAGTCTCATCATCGTGACACATGATTATCATGCGCCGAGATCGGCGGACATCGCTGAATTTATCGGTTATAAGGATACGGTTACCTCGGGCTTCAAATCGAAGGTGCTGTCTTCGGCCTATAATGAGTCCCGTGAGGTGCTCGCCTTTACGAAGTGGAAGCTCGATGCTTTTCTCATGCTGATCGGGATCCGCTCGCCGAACAGTTTCTAG
- a CDS encoding AAA family ATPase yields MNERIVSAGKSGGARPSRQINVVLRNQEPIASGGSAQAQLQPQLVESEPAAAVKPAAPGDPFAEISRELDPMIGLENIKLLIYEIYALLQISKMRTDAGLSGGSHVYHMIFKGNPGTGKTTIARIVAKLFNKMGVLSKGHLIEVERADLVGEYIGHTAQKTRDLVRKALGGVLFVDEAYSLARGGEKDFGKEAIDTLVKAMEDHRNQFVLILAGYPLEIEHFLMTNPGLPSRFPIQIEFPDYTIDQLVQIAELMAKERDYCLLPQALFKLRQHLMAEKTASLYSFSNARYVRNTIEKAFRHQAVRLLTQYPSGSPGKLELMGIRPEDLKWESKSSN; encoded by the coding sequence ATGAACGAGCGTATAGTATCTGCCGGAAAGTCAGGCGGTGCGAGGCCGTCACGCCAAATTAATGTCGTGCTGCGCAACCAGGAGCCCATCGCATCCGGCGGCAGCGCCCAGGCGCAATTGCAGCCACAGCTGGTCGAGAGCGAACCGGCCGCAGCCGTCAAGCCGGCGGCGCCAGGCGACCCGTTCGCGGAGATCAGCCGGGAGCTGGATCCCATGATCGGGCTGGAGAACATAAAACTTTTGATCTATGAAATATACGCATTGCTGCAAATTAGCAAAATGAGGACAGACGCCGGTCTGTCAGGCGGATCACATGTGTACCATATGATTTTCAAAGGGAATCCCGGAACCGGAAAAACGACGATCGCGCGCATCGTTGCCAAGCTGTTCAATAAGATGGGCGTGCTCTCCAAGGGCCACCTCATTGAAGTGGAGCGGGCCGATCTGGTCGGCGAATATATCGGTCATACCGCACAAAAAACGCGGGATCTGGTCCGCAAAGCGCTCGGCGGCGTTCTATTCGTGGATGAAGCGTACAGCCTGGCACGGGGCGGCGAGAAAGACTTCGGCAAGGAAGCGATCGATACTCTTGTCAAAGCTATGGAGGACCATCGGAATCAATTTGTTCTCATCCTCGCCGGTTATCCGCTTGAGATCGAGCATTTTCTCATGACCAATCCGGGTTTGCCTTCACGGTTTCCGATCCAGATCGAGTTTCCCGACTATACGATTGACCAGTTGGTGCAGATCGCGGAGCTGATGGCGAAGGAAAGGGACTATTGCTTGTTGCCGCAGGCGCTATTCAAATTAAGGCAGCATCTGATGGCGGAGAAGACGGCTTCGCTGTACTCCTTCAGCAATGCACGGTATGTCCGGAATACGATTGAGAAGGCGTTTCGCCATCAAGCCGTTCGGCTGCTTACCCAGTATCCGAGCGGTTCTCCGGGCAAGCTGGAATTGATGGGCATACGGCCGGAAGATTTGAAGTGGGAATCTAAATCATCGAATTAA
- a CDS encoding DUF402 domain-containing protein, which translates to MKRKFSDRANWRRILRRSYTCLTMDGDEFRGLVTLYRIHELREPLWKEYNGRRLCLADRGYLWMQHFPRGEHFVVTTMFDDKNRVVQWYIDICKTQGLTDQQVPWFDDLYLDVVVLPSGEVFLLDEDELEDAVRQGAISNKDAALARKTAGRLLSAIKSGRFRYFTLSLKHRKTLVTQNGEVSES; encoded by the coding sequence ATGAAAAGAAAATTTTCAGACCGAGCCAACTGGCGGCGTATCCTCCGGAGAAGCTACACGTGTCTAACGATGGATGGCGACGAGTTCAGAGGACTTGTGACATTGTATCGTATTCACGAATTACGCGAACCGCTTTGGAAAGAATACAACGGACGCAGGCTGTGCCTGGCAGACCGCGGATATCTTTGGATGCAGCATTTCCCCCGGGGAGAGCACTTTGTCGTGACGACGATGTTCGACGATAAGAATCGCGTCGTTCAATGGTATATCGATATTTGCAAGACGCAGGGGCTGACCGATCAGCAGGTGCCATGGTTTGACGATCTGTACTTGGACGTCGTCGTTCTGCCAAGCGGCGAAGTGTTTCTGCTCGATGAGGATGAACTGGAGGATGCCGTACGCCAAGGCGCCATAAGCAATAAAGACGCAGCGCTTGCGAGGAAGACGGCAGGACGTCTGCTATCGGCCATTAAGAGCGGACGATTCCGTTATTTCACGCTAAGCTTGAAACACCGGAAGACGCTTGTTACCCAGAACGGTGAGGTTAGTGAATCATGA
- the hflX gene encoding GTPase HflX: MRQSTYETDTGLRDKAVLVSLITSSIKRESTDPEHSLQELVSLAETAGVEVLTTITQNKETPDSKWFIGKGKVEELRAVADELGATTAIFDQELSGAQVRNLEQTLDLKIIDRTQLILDIFAQRAKTREGIIQVELAQLSYLLPRLSGHGKNLSRLGGGIGTRGPGESKLETDRRHIRGRISDLKAQLDEVVRHRILYRERRRKTGVLQVALVGYTNAGKSTILREMTKADVYVENQLFATLDPTSRTLELPSGKEVVLTDTVGFIQNLPHDLIAAFRATLEEVNEADLVLHVVDSSSPMRDEQIAVVEEILSELGASGKQQITLYNKIDQCTGDCAALLPAAGKDTLLMSAYNADDLERLRQTIQDKLTGDTRTYHLPAERGDLIALAYRMGEVVDQEVDGESLRVTVELNKQDYEVHGYKLEAYVEQPGGFRSAEERI; the protein is encoded by the coding sequence ATGAGACAATCTACGTACGAAACCGATACCGGTCTGCGGGACAAAGCCGTACTCGTCAGCTTAATTACATCCTCCATTAAACGCGAATCAACCGATCCGGAGCATTCCCTCCAGGAGCTTGTCAGTCTGGCGGAGACGGCCGGCGTGGAAGTGCTGACGACGATTACTCAGAATAAGGAAACGCCAGATAGCAAGTGGTTCATCGGAAAAGGCAAGGTAGAAGAGCTGCGAGCGGTCGCAGACGAGTTGGGCGCAACGACGGCGATATTTGACCAGGAGCTGTCCGGGGCGCAGGTGCGTAACTTAGAGCAGACGCTCGATTTGAAGATCATTGACCGGACCCAGCTCATTCTCGATATCTTTGCTCAGCGCGCCAAGACTCGCGAAGGCATTATTCAAGTGGAGCTTGCCCAGCTGAGCTACCTGCTGCCGCGCCTGTCCGGGCACGGCAAAAATTTATCCCGTTTGGGCGGCGGAATCGGTACGCGCGGTCCGGGCGAATCGAAGCTGGAAACCGACCGCAGACACATCCGGGGCCGGATATCGGATCTGAAAGCGCAGCTCGATGAAGTCGTGCGTCATCGTATTCTTTACCGTGAGCGCAGAAGGAAGACCGGCGTTCTGCAGGTAGCGCTGGTCGGTTATACGAATGCGGGCAAATCCACGATTCTTCGCGAGATGACCAAAGCAGACGTCTATGTCGAGAATCAATTGTTCGCGACGCTTGACCCGACATCCCGGACGCTGGAGCTGCCGAGCGGCAAAGAAGTTGTTCTCACCGACACGGTAGGTTTCATCCAAAATTTGCCGCATGATCTGATTGCAGCCTTCCGTGCAACATTAGAAGAAGTGAACGAAGCCGATCTTGTCCTGCATGTTGTCGATAGCTCTTCTCCGATGCGCGACGAACAAATCGCCGTCGTGGAAGAAATACTCAGCGAGCTTGGCGCCTCGGGCAAACAACAGATCACCTTATATAACAAAATTGATCAATGTACGGGCGACTGCGCCGCCCTGCTTCCGGCCGCAGGGAAGGATACGCTGCTGATGAGCGCGTATAATGCGGATGATCTGGAGCGGCTTCGTCAAACGATTCAAGATAAATTAACAGGGGATACGCGCACGTATCATTTGCCCGCAGAGCGCGGCGATCTGATCGCGCTTGCCTACCGTATGGGGGAAGTGGTCGACCAGGAAGTGGACGGGGAATCCCTCCGCGTTACGGTCGAATTAAACAAGCAGGACTATGAAGTGCATGGCTACAAGCTGGAAGCGTATGTCGAACAGCCAGGCGGTTTCCGGTCAGCAGAGGAGAGAATATAA